Below is a window of Granulicella pectinivorans DNA.
GGGCGCTTTGGGAACAGGTGGCTGACGGTCGCGATTGCGCTAACCGGTGTCCTTGCCCTGATGCCCTACATCGCCCTGCAACTGGTCGGGATCCGTGTGGTGATCGAGGCGCTGGGCATCAAGGGTGAGTGGCCTCTCGGCGCGGCCTTCGTAGTCCTGGCGGCCTACACATACTCGAGCGGCCTGCGAGCGCCGGCGGTCATCGCCATCGTCAAGGACGTGATGCTGTACCTCATGGTGATCACCGCGCTGGTGATTCTGCCGGTGAAGCTGGGTGGGTATGCGCGTGTGTTTGAGCTGGCGCAGACCTCCCTCGCGAAGCACGGCGCTTCGACGATGCTCGCGCCCGGGCAGTTTCTGGCCTATTCGACGCTGGCCATCGGCTCGGCGATTGCGCTGATGCTCTATCCGCATACGGCCACGGCGGTCCTGAGCGCGGGCAGCGCGAAGGTCGTGCGGCGCAATGCGGCGATGCTTCCTGCGTACAGCTTCCTCCTGGGGTTGATCGCGCTGCTGGGCTATGTCGCACTGGCGTCGGGCGTAGTCGCGAAGAATCCCAATGAGTCCGTGCCTCTGCTGTTTCTCTCCGCGTTTCCGGAGTGGTTCGGCGGGTTCTGCCTGGCGGCGATCGCGGTCGGCGCGCTGGTCCCCGCGGCCATCATGTCCATTGCCGCTTCGAACCTGTTTACACGCAACCTGTACGGCGCATTCGCCACGACGCCTCTGTCGCCCAAAGGCGAGAGCGAGATGGCGAAGATAGTGTCGCTGCTGGTCAAGTTCGGCGCTCTGGTGTTTGTGCTCAAGCTGCCCGCAACCTATGCGATCGAGATGCAGTTGCTGGGCGGAATCTGGATTGGGCAGATGTTCCCCAGCGTGGTCATCGGCCTGTTTACCCGCTGGTTCAACCCCTGGGCCCTGCTGGTGGGTTGGGTGGTCGGCATGGGCACCGGCACCGGCATGGTGTGGGCGATGGGCATGAAGGGCTCGGTGTACCCGGTGCATGCGTTTGGCGGCGTCTATGCCATGTATGCGGCGGTGCCCGCGCTTCTGCTGAACCTGGCGGTGGCGA
It encodes the following:
- the mctP gene encoding monocarboxylate uptake permease MctP; protein product: MFCGIFALVTLAGFWAARWRRPEAGMASLEEWGLAGRSFGTWITWFLIGGDLYTAYTVIAVPAALYGAGAMGFFALPYAVIAYPYMMIVLPRLWNVCHRHGYVTFADFVGGRFGNRWLTVAIALTGVLALMPYIALQLVGIRVVIEALGIKGEWPLGAAFVVLAAYTYSSGLRAPAVIAIVKDVMLYLMVITALVILPVKLGGYARVFELAQTSLAKHGASTMLAPGQFLAYSTLAIGSAIALMLYPHTATAVLSAGSAKVVRRNAAMLPAYSFLLGLIALLGYVALASGVVAKNPNESVPLLFLSAFPEWFGGFCLAAIAVGALVPAAIMSIAASNLFTRNLYGAFATTPLSPKGESEMAKIVSLLVKFGALVFVLKLPATYAIEMQLLGGIWIGQMFPSVVIGLFTRWFNPWALLVGWVVGMGTGTGMVWAMGMKGSVYPVHAFGGVYAMYAAVPALLLNLAVATVLTLALRLVGVGRGTDTTDATAYIG